One segment of uncultured Tolumonas sp. DNA contains the following:
- the rpoE gene encoding RNA polymerase sigma factor RpoE translates to MSDIEIDQRLVERVQHGDKQAFNLLVTKYQRKIMNLVSRYVSNPSDGADVVQEVFISAYRFLPSFRNDSAFYTWLYRIAVNTAKNYLVSNGRRPPGMDVDIGDAEQYDSGDALRDIASPERLLSSDQVRQTVTDALQSLPEDLRTVITLREIEGLSYDEIAEVIGCPVGTVRSRIFRAREVIDNRLKAVLQGID, encoded by the coding sequence ATGAGCGATATAGAGATCGATCAACGGTTAGTTGAACGAGTGCAACATGGTGATAAACAAGCATTTAACCTGTTGGTAACAAAATACCAACGTAAGATCATGAATCTGGTTAGCCGCTATGTGAGTAACCCGAGTGATGGTGCCGATGTGGTACAGGAAGTGTTTATCAGCGCTTATCGTTTTTTGCCTTCATTTAGGAACGACAGTGCTTTTTATACATGGTTGTATCGTATTGCCGTAAATACGGCGAAGAATTATCTGGTCTCTAATGGCCGACGTCCACCGGGAATGGATGTTGATATTGGCGATGCGGAACAATACGACTCTGGTGATGCGTTACGGGATATAGCGAGCCCAGAACGTTTACTGTCATCAGATCAGGTGCGACAAACGGTAACAGATGCATTGCAATCATTACCGGAAGATTTACGTACAGTAATTACGTTGCGTGAAATAGAAGGTTTGAGCTACGACGAGATAGCAGAAGTGATTGGTTGTCCTGTTGGCACTGTCCGTTCTCGTATTTTTCGTGCTCGGGAAGTTATTGATAATCGTCTTAAGGCCGTACTGCAGGGAATAGATTAG
- a CDS encoding RseA family anti-sigma factor: MTTSKERISALMDNELPSEQSMKALLEDPSLSATWERYHLIGDALRDELPEYLDETLSQRIANALQQEPTILAPKPQRSFLSVVQPKVKQFIQVAGQYGIAASVAVAVLVGIQQYQQQDSMNAVIKQGPVLNTIPVAGGSATPVSINYNTDRIHAQSQSQVLSEKQLQEERQRIARYIQDHQLQQRLSQVER; encoded by the coding sequence ATGACTACATCAAAAGAACGCATTTCAGCTCTGATGGATAATGAATTACCGTCTGAGCAATCAATGAAAGCCTTACTGGAAGATCCTTCTTTATCTGCGACATGGGAGCGGTATCACCTCATCGGTGACGCGTTGCGTGATGAGTTACCTGAATATTTGGATGAAACTTTGTCGCAGCGTATTGCTAATGCATTACAGCAAGAGCCAACTATTCTTGCACCTAAGCCTCAACGCTCTTTCTTGTCTGTAGTACAACCCAAAGTTAAACAATTTATTCAGGTTGCGGGGCAATACGGTATTGCTGCCTCTGTCGCGGTCGCAGTTCTTGTTGGCATTCAGCAATATCAACAGCAAGATTCTATGAATGCGGTGATCAAACAAGGTCCAGTGCTGAACACGATCCCAGTCGCTGGCGGTTCGGCAACACCGGTAAGTATTAATTACAATACTGATCGTATCCATGCTCAATCGCAATCTCAGGTTTTGTCTGAAAAACAACTGCAAGAGGAACGTCAACGCATTGCCCGATACATTCAGGATCACCAATTGCAGCAACGTCTGTCACAAGTTGAGCGGTAA
- a CDS encoding MucB/RseB C-terminal domain-containing protein — MLNRNLRFCLKNNCKRNVNALPDTFRITNCSNVCHKLSGNRILIHRIALAFFLIGSFISKASADPSAEALLFQMQRGYHHNNFELAMVHILQNNIEPLRLTHGWYANNEITHLLSLSGRPIEYLGKNKQVTFAESAESSYTLQNSRLPGLWFSVLNCMPETLLEHYEVVSTGKNRIAGQVAQLVRLSAKDESKYNFILWLEQKTGILLRLDINDAQGNLVEQYLGVDFRFLPENSANIKAIASTKVPVAERHQDIYQADPDSHLWKLGWLPAGFVPLSADQHKIIGSEELVDYFLLSDGLVDVSVYISRLSAKGAVREKEQFAMSGATSVLSLSRDDGVTLTVVGELPATSLRHIAETIQVNQQENGR; from the coding sequence ATGCTCAATCGCAATCTCAGGTTTTGTCTGAAAAACAACTGCAAGAGGAACGTCAACGCATTGCCCGATACATTCAGGATCACCAATTGCAGCAACGTCTGTCACAAGTTGAGCGGTAATCGAATTTTGATACATCGTATAGCGTTAGCTTTTTTTCTTATTGGTTCGTTCATCTCTAAAGCCTCAGCAGACCCTTCTGCAGAGGCTTTGTTATTTCAAATGCAGCGTGGTTATCATCACAACAATTTTGAGTTGGCGATGGTGCATATACTACAAAATAACATTGAACCATTGAGATTGACCCATGGTTGGTATGCCAACAACGAGATCACTCATCTGCTGTCTTTAAGTGGTCGTCCAATTGAATATTTAGGAAAAAACAAACAGGTTACTTTCGCAGAATCAGCGGAATCATCTTATACCTTGCAAAACTCGCGGCTACCGGGACTCTGGTTTTCGGTTTTGAATTGCATGCCAGAAACCTTGCTGGAACATTATGAAGTTGTCAGCACAGGGAAAAATCGTATTGCTGGGCAAGTGGCACAATTAGTCAGGTTGTCAGCCAAAGATGAGAGTAAATATAACTTTATCCTTTGGTTGGAACAGAAAACCGGCATTTTACTGCGTCTGGATATTAACGATGCGCAAGGAAATCTCGTCGAGCAGTATCTTGGCGTTGATTTTCGTTTTTTACCGGAAAATTCTGCAAATATTAAAGCTATCGCATCGACCAAAGTCCCGGTGGCCGAACGCCATCAGGATATATATCAAGCAGACCCCGATTCTCATTTGTGGAAGCTTGGCTGGTTGCCTGCGGGGTTTGTGCCGTTATCTGCGGATCAACATAAAATAATCGGTAGTGAGGAATTGGTGGACTATTTCTTGCTTAGTGATGGATTAGTGGATGTCTCTGTTTATATTTCGCGGTTATCAGCTAAGGGCGCTGTGCGTGAAAAAGAGCAATTTGCCATGTCTGGTGCTACTTCTGTTTTAAGTTTGAGCCGGGATGATGGCGTGACTTTGACTGTGGTAGGTGAGTTGCCAGCAACAAGTTTGCGTCATATAGCAGAGACTATTCAGGTTAATCAGCAGGAGAATGGTCGATGA
- a CDS encoding SoxR reducing system RseC family protein → MIEAIATVVATKTGMVSVEYKRSSACGHCQQESSCNISSMAKEEKNDAQIIDVACSLALAVGQQVRIGIPENGLLKGALLVYILPLFFIMLGAAIGQYLSVADAEWPSVAGAFLGGGVGFLLMRFKSARLTKAEYKPVILGVTIPIISVLQDNCH, encoded by the coding sequence ATGATTGAAGCAATCGCTACTGTGGTAGCAACAAAGACCGGTATGGTCAGTGTCGAATATAAACGATCGTCTGCATGTGGGCATTGCCAGCAAGAATCAAGTTGCAATATCAGTTCGATGGCTAAAGAAGAAAAAAACGATGCGCAAATTATTGATGTTGCCTGTTCGTTAGCATTGGCGGTCGGGCAACAGGTACGAATTGGGATCCCGGAAAATGGGCTGCTAAAAGGCGCTTTGTTGGTTTATATCCTACCGCTATTTTTTATCATGCTGGGTGCGGCTATTGGACAGTACTTATCAGTAGCAGATGCGGAGTGGCCATCGGTAGCCGGCGCTTTTCTGGGCGGCGGTGTTGGTTTTCTTCTGATGCGTTTTAAATCTGCCAGATTGACCAAAGCTGAATATAAACCCGTGATCTTAGGGGTGACGATCCCAATCATTTCTGTGCTGCAGGACAACTGTCATTGA
- the lepA gene encoding translation elongation factor 4, giving the protein MKNIRNFSIIAHIDHGKSTLSDRLIQTCGGLSEREMQAQVLDSMDLERERGITIKAQSVTLDYKAKDGETYQLNFIDTPGHVDFSYEVSRSLAACEGALLVVDAGQGVEAQTLANCYTAMEMNLEVVPVLNKIDLPQAEPERVAEEIEDIVGIDAMDAVRCSAKTGLGVDDVLEEIVKRIPAPEGDPDAPLQALIIDSWFDDYLGVVSLVRIKNGSLKKNDKIKVMSTGQTWGVDRLGISTPKQKDTLALNCGEVGWVVCGIKDIHGAPVGDTLTLAKNGAENALPGFKKVKPQVYAGLFPISSEDYEAFRDALEKLSLNDASLFYEPENSTALGFGFRCGFLGMLHMEIIQERLEREYDLDLITTAPTVVYEIAMTDGTTIHIDSPSNLPAINNIEELREPIAECNILVPQEYLGNVITLCIEKRGVQTNMVYHGNQVALTYEIPMAEVVLDFFDRLKSTSRGYASLDYGFKRFDAADMVRLDIMINGERVDALAIITHKDNAPFRGRQLVEKMRELIPRQMFDIAIQAAIGNHIIARSTVKAMRKDVLAKCYGGDVSRKKKLLNKQKEGKKRMKSVGRVDVPQEAFLAILHVGKDN; this is encoded by the coding sequence ATGAAAAATATTCGTAACTTCTCTATTATTGCCCATATTGACCATGGTAAATCCACACTGTCAGACCGCTTGATTCAGACTTGTGGCGGCCTCAGCGAACGTGAAATGCAAGCGCAGGTTCTGGATTCCATGGATCTGGAACGTGAACGTGGGATCACGATCAAGGCGCAGAGTGTTACGCTGGATTACAAAGCTAAAGATGGTGAAACTTATCAACTGAATTTCATCGATACCCCCGGCCATGTGGATTTTTCCTATGAAGTTTCGCGTTCACTGGCTGCTTGTGAAGGGGCATTGCTGGTGGTTGATGCGGGACAGGGCGTAGAAGCTCAAACCTTAGCGAACTGCTATACCGCGATGGAAATGAACCTCGAAGTGGTTCCGGTTCTGAATAAGATCGATTTGCCGCAGGCAGAACCAGAGCGTGTTGCCGAAGAGATCGAGGACATTGTCGGCATCGATGCGATGGATGCCGTGCGTTGTTCTGCTAAAACAGGTCTGGGTGTCGATGACGTATTGGAAGAGATTGTAAAACGAATTCCAGCACCGGAAGGTGATCCTGATGCGCCATTGCAAGCACTGATTATTGACTCCTGGTTTGATGATTATTTGGGTGTGGTGTCTCTGGTTCGTATTAAAAATGGTTCATTGAAAAAGAACGACAAGATCAAAGTGATGAGCACCGGCCAGACTTGGGGGGTTGATCGCCTTGGTATTTCAACACCAAAACAGAAAGATACTTTAGCCTTAAATTGTGGCGAAGTAGGTTGGGTTGTTTGTGGTATCAAAGACATCCATGGTGCGCCAGTCGGTGATACGCTGACACTGGCTAAAAATGGTGCTGAAAACGCATTGCCTGGCTTTAAAAAAGTGAAACCTCAGGTTTATGCCGGTCTATTCCCAATCTCATCTGAAGATTATGAAGCTTTTCGTGATGCGTTAGAAAAATTGTCGCTAAATGATGCTTCGCTGTTTTACGAACCAGAAAACTCGACTGCGTTAGGGTTTGGTTTCCGTTGTGGTTTCCTTGGCATGTTGCATATGGAAATCATTCAGGAACGTCTGGAACGAGAGTATGATCTTGATTTGATTACTACTGCACCGACAGTAGTCTATGAAATCGCGATGACCGACGGTACGACAATTCATATTGATAGCCCATCCAATTTACCGGCCATCAATAACATTGAAGAGCTTCGTGAACCGATCGCGGAATGTAATATTCTGGTGCCACAAGAGTATCTTGGTAACGTCATCACGTTGTGTATCGAAAAACGTGGTGTGCAGACCAATATGGTTTATCACGGTAATCAGGTTGCATTAACCTACGAAATTCCAATGGCCGAAGTAGTGCTGGATTTCTTTGATCGATTGAAATCAACCAGCCGTGGTTATGCCTCTTTGGATTATGGTTTTAAACGCTTTGATGCTGCCGACATGGTACGTCTGGATATCATGATTAACGGTGAGCGAGTGGATGCGCTGGCTATTATCACGCACAAAGACAATGCGCCTTTCCGTGGTCGTCAGCTGGTTGAAAAAATGCGTGAACTGATCCCGCGGCAGATGTTTGATATTGCTATTCAAGCTGCAATTGGCAACCATATCATTGCCCGTAGTACGGTGAAAGCGATGCGCAAAGACGTATTGGCGAAATGTTATGGTGGCGACGTCAGCCGTAAGAAAAAGCTGCTGAATAAGCAGAAAGAGGGTAAAAAGAGAATGAAGTCGGTAGGTCGTGTTGACGTACCACAAGAAGCATTCCTCGCAATCCTGCATGTTGGAAAGGATAACTAA
- the lepB gene encoding signal peptidase I produces MANTFALILVAVTLVTGLVWLLDHWVLVRFRAAKARQAQASAGSPLTAEAIEKLMTEPVWVEQCKGIFPVIAAVLVLRSFLYEPFQIPSGSMMPTLLEGDFILVNKYTYGLKEPVTNRTILETGHPQRGDVIVFKYPENPSIDYIKRVIGLPGDRIIFRDKELYLQPACNDSKVCPQLQKINTTFVESGEFSQLGMPLEHYTEKLTATKNHDILRNNFIPDRTGMYYQQPGQPVGEWVVPEGHYFAMGDNRDNSQDSRFWGFVPERNLVGKAVAIWMSFEFDRPAGSSVPGWIPTGVRFNRIGSIQ; encoded by the coding sequence ATGGCTAATACGTTTGCACTGATTCTGGTTGCAGTCACGTTGGTAACTGGATTGGTTTGGTTACTGGATCATTGGGTGTTGGTTCGTTTTAGAGCGGCAAAAGCGCGTCAGGCACAAGCTTCAGCGGGGTCACCACTGACAGCGGAAGCCATTGAAAAATTGATGACTGAACCGGTTTGGGTTGAACAGTGCAAAGGCATTTTTCCGGTTATTGCTGCCGTATTAGTGTTACGTTCATTTTTATATGAACCATTTCAGATCCCGTCCGGTTCGATGATGCCAACGCTGCTGGAAGGTGATTTTATTCTGGTGAATAAATATACCTACGGTTTGAAAGAGCCGGTGACGAATCGTACGATTCTGGAAACCGGGCATCCACAGCGTGGCGATGTGATTGTATTTAAATATCCGGAAAACCCGAGTATTGATTACATCAAACGGGTGATTGGTTTACCTGGCGATCGTATTATTTTTCGCGATAAAGAGCTTTATCTGCAACCGGCGTGTAACGATAGTAAAGTTTGTCCACAACTGCAGAAAATTAACACTACTTTTGTAGAAAGTGGCGAATTCAGCCAGTTAGGTATGCCTTTGGAGCATTACACGGAAAAACTGACTGCCACGAAAAACCACGACATTCTGCGTAATAACTTTATTCCTGATCGCACAGGCATGTATTACCAACAACCGGGCCAGCCTGTTGGTGAATGGGTGGTTCCGGAAGGGCATTATTTTGCTATGGGAGATAACCGCGATAACAGTCAGGACAGTCGTTTCTGGGGCTTTGTGCCGGAACGTAACCTGGTTGGGAAAGCGGTTGCTATCTGGATGAGTTTTGAATTCGATCGCCCGGCTGGTAGTTCAGTACCTGGTTGGATACCGACCGGTGTTCGTTTTAATCGTATAGGCAGTATTCAGTGA
- the rnc gene encoding ribonuclease III, with protein MNDKLPRLEQKLGYSFQNKDLLVRSITHRSAGSRHNERLEFLGDSILSLVIAEVLYHRFPNVSEGDMSRMRATLVRERTLAELAREFALGDYLILGPGELKSGGYRRESILADTVEALIGAIYIDSDLEAIRSLLLTWYNDRLDAIRPGVEQKDPKTRLQEYLQGRRRSLPTYAVTDVKGEAHNQQFTVECVIEDISAAFIGVGSSRRKAEQAAAEKALEQLV; from the coding sequence GTGAATGATAAGTTACCCCGCTTAGAACAAAAACTAGGCTATTCGTTTCAAAATAAAGATTTGTTAGTTCGGTCTATCACACATCGTAGTGCCGGTTCCCGTCATAACGAGCGGTTGGAATTTTTGGGCGATTCCATATTAAGTCTGGTGATCGCCGAAGTGCTTTACCATCGTTTCCCCAATGTTAGTGAAGGGGATATGAGCCGTATGCGGGCGACCTTAGTTCGTGAACGCACTTTGGCTGAACTGGCTCGTGAATTTGCGCTTGGTGATTATTTGATCTTAGGGCCAGGCGAGCTGAAAAGTGGTGGCTATCGTCGTGAATCGATTTTAGCGGATACGGTCGAAGCGTTAATTGGCGCTATCTATATCGATAGTGATCTGGAAGCCATCCGATCGTTGTTACTAACTTGGTACAACGATCGCTTGGACGCTATTCGTCCGGGTGTAGAACAAAAAGATCCGAAAACACGTTTGCAGGAATATTTGCAAGGTCGTCGTCGTTCGTTACCAACCTATGCGGTTACCGACGTGAAAGGGGAAGCACACAACCAGCAATTTACGGTGGAATGTGTAATTGAAGATATTTCTGCTGCGTTTATTGGAGTTGGTTCCAGTCGCAGAAAGGCTGAACAGGCCGCTGCTGAAAAAGCACTGGAGCAATTAGTATGA
- the era gene encoding GTPase Era: MTENKTYCGFVAIVGRPNVGKSTLLNKLLGQKVSITSRKPQTTRHRILGIDTQGAYQTIFVDTPGLHIEEKRAINRLMNRAASSSLGDVEMVVFVVDGTQWTADDDMVLNKLRYMKCPVVLAVNKVDVIKDKEVLLPHLQMLAQKGNFAEILPISAEKGTNVDKIRDMAKRLLPEGQHYFPDDYITDRSSRFMASEIIREKLMRFTGEELPYSVTVEIERFKVEDDGLFHINALILVEREGQKKMVIGNKGEKLKVIGTEARLDMERLFGQRVFLELWVKVKSGWADDERALRSLGYGDD; the protein is encoded by the coding sequence ATGACTGAAAATAAAACCTACTGTGGTTTTGTGGCCATTGTGGGCCGCCCGAATGTGGGTAAATCGACCCTGCTGAATAAATTGCTGGGTCAGAAAGTCAGTATTACGTCTCGCAAACCGCAAACCACACGTCACCGTATTTTAGGTATTGATACGCAAGGTGCTTACCAAACTATCTTTGTTGATACTCCAGGTTTGCATATTGAAGAAAAACGCGCTATCAACCGGTTGATGAACCGCGCTGCAAGCAGTTCGCTGGGTGATGTAGAAATGGTGGTATTTGTGGTGGATGGCACACAATGGACCGCTGACGATGACATGGTGCTGAATAAACTGCGCTATATGAAATGTCCGGTTGTGCTGGCGGTCAATAAAGTCGATGTCATCAAAGACAAAGAGGTTTTGTTGCCGCATCTGCAAATGCTGGCGCAGAAAGGTAATTTTGCAGAGATCCTGCCGATTTCTGCGGAAAAAGGTACTAATGTCGATAAAATCCGCGACATGGCGAAACGTCTGTTACCGGAAGGGCAGCACTATTTCCCTGACGATTATATTACCGACCGTAGTTCACGTTTTATGGCATCAGAGATCATCCGTGAGAAACTGATGCGCTTTACCGGTGAAGAGCTACCGTATTCCGTTACGGTAGAAATTGAACGCTTTAAAGTTGAAGACGATGGGCTGTTCCATATTAATGCGTTGATTCTGGTAGAACGTGAAGGCCAGAAGAAAATGGTGATCGGTAACAAAGGCGAAAAACTGAAAGTTATCGGCACCGAAGCGCGTCTGGATATGGAACGTTTATTCGGCCAGCGTGTCTTCTTAGAACTCTGGGTTAAGGTTAAATCCGGTTGGGCTGATGATGAACGCGCATTGCGTAGCTTAGGTTATGGTGATGACTGA